One Vibrio gallaecicus genomic region harbors:
- a CDS encoding acetoacetate--CoA ligase — MSIQQPIWTPTTERIKSSNIQRFIERICHHHADITNFTQLHDWSIKNDAVFWEEIWNFCNIKGAQGHAIKAAGKAKWQEFVGARDTQWFPQAKLNYAENLLESTTQYPNELAVIFSNERGENSSITWQQLYEQVSSVQQWLRTQGVKKGDTVAGYLPYLTETLIAMLATTSLGAVWTSTSPDFGVESVVERFSQVKPKVLFYCDGYSFNGKHHSMASKNHQISNRLPSLIRCVEVQYQASPNTESLSGSGSGSGSGSGSGSGSGSLPAQQPDKKVTSDITPLLWKKMVRSFEPTNIEFKRIGFNEPLFVLYSSGTTGKPKCIVHSVGGTTLNHLKEHQLHSDIKPQDRVFYYTTCGWMMWNWHVSALASGATLVIYDGSPMYPSPSVLWELAEQQQVTLFGTSAKYLEALQKAHYIPTSAHNLHHLKTLCSTGSVLYPEQFDFVYQNIKRDLHLASISGGTDICGCFVLGNPISPVFRGECQSSALGLDIQAIDEQGSPLSNQRGELACLNSFPNQPIGFWGDNGEKYHASYWDKFEGIWHHGDDVLPTKNQGMIFFGRSDTTLNPGGVRIGTGEIYQQVNAMDEIVDSIAVGLQQDTDEVIVLFVQTTGKQKLTDELVNTIKTLLRKRCSPRHVPRLVLPLSDIPKTKSGKLVELAVKQIIHGQTVKNIGAIANPTALDEVQRVFEQTVSLT, encoded by the coding sequence ATGTCGATCCAACAACCGATCTGGACACCAACAACAGAGCGCATTAAAAGCTCGAACATCCAGCGTTTTATTGAGCGAATCTGTCATCACCATGCAGACATCACTAATTTCACGCAACTTCATGATTGGTCAATAAAAAACGACGCTGTCTTTTGGGAAGAAATCTGGAATTTTTGCAATATAAAGGGTGCTCAAGGGCATGCTATCAAAGCCGCGGGTAAAGCTAAATGGCAGGAGTTTGTCGGCGCTAGAGACACTCAATGGTTTCCACAGGCAAAACTCAACTACGCAGAAAACCTGCTCGAATCCACAACTCAATACCCAAACGAATTAGCCGTCATTTTCTCGAATGAAAGGGGCGAAAACAGCTCAATCACCTGGCAACAGCTTTACGAACAAGTCTCTTCTGTACAGCAATGGTTACGCACTCAAGGTGTTAAAAAAGGTGACACTGTTGCTGGCTATTTACCGTACTTAACGGAAACGTTAATTGCTATGTTGGCAACAACAAGTCTTGGTGCGGTATGGACCTCAACATCGCCAGATTTCGGAGTTGAAAGTGTTGTAGAGCGCTTTAGCCAAGTTAAACCTAAAGTTCTATTCTATTGTGATGGCTATTCATTCAACGGTAAGCATCATTCTATGGCGAGTAAAAATCATCAAATATCCAATCGCTTACCCAGTTTAATTCGATGCGTAGAAGTTCAATATCAAGCAAGCCCAAATACCGAGTCGCTTTCAGGTTCAGGTTCAGGTTCAGGTTCAGGTTCAGGTTCAGGTTCAGGTTCAGGTAGCCTACCGGCACAACAACCAGATAAAAAAGTCACTTCTGATATAACGCCTCTTTTATGGAAAAAGATGGTCAGGTCTTTTGAGCCCACTAACATAGAATTTAAGCGTATTGGTTTTAATGAACCGTTATTCGTTCTTTACTCGTCAGGCACCACAGGAAAACCAAAGTGCATTGTCCACTCTGTTGGTGGTACCACACTTAATCACCTAAAAGAACATCAACTTCATAGTGATATCAAGCCTCAAGATCGCGTGTTTTATTACACAACCTGTGGTTGGATGATGTGGAACTGGCACGTTTCAGCTTTAGCAAGCGGTGCCACCCTTGTCATTTATGATGGCAGCCCAATGTACCCATCACCCAGTGTTTTATGGGAGTTAGCCGAACAGCAGCAAGTAACGCTATTCGGCACATCCGCGAAATACTTAGAAGCACTACAAAAAGCGCATTACATTCCCACTTCAGCTCATAACCTACATCATCTAAAAACCCTTTGTTCCACCGGTTCTGTTCTGTACCCAGAGCAGTTTGATTTTGTTTATCAAAACATCAAACGTGATCTGCATTTGGCTTCGATTTCAGGAGGGACAGATATCTGTGGCTGTTTTGTCTTAGGAAACCCCATCAGCCCAGTTTTCAGAGGAGAGTGCCAAAGCAGTGCTCTAGGCTTAGATATTCAGGCAATTGATGAACAAGGCAGCCCACTTAGTAATCAGAGAGGTGAACTAGCATGCTTAAACAGTTTTCCAAATCAGCCCATCGGATTTTGGGGAGATAATGGCGAAAAATATCATGCTAGCTATTGGGATAAGTTTGAAGGAATTTGGCACCATGGAGATGATGTTTTACCAACTAAAAATCAAGGCATGATCTTTTTTGGTCGCAGCGACACCACTTTAAACCCAGGCGGAGTAAGGATTGGCACTGGAGAAATTTATCAGCAAGTTAATGCGATGGACGAAATCGTCGATTCAATCGCGGTAGGATTACAGCAAGACACAGATGAAGTGATCGTACTATTTGTCCAAACCACTGGAAAACAAAAACTCACCGACGAACTTGTCAACACTATCAAAACCCTGCTTCGAAAGCGCTGTTCACCAAGGCATGTACCAAGGCTTGTTCTCCCGCTGTCTGATATACCGAAAACTAAATCGGGCAAACTTGTCGAACTAGCCGTAAAACAGATCATTCATGGTCAGACGGTCAAAAACATAGGGGCAATTGCTAACCCAACCGCCCTAGATGAAGTGCAGCGAGTCTTTGAACAAACGGTATCTCTGACTTAA
- the phhA gene encoding phenylalanine 4-monooxygenase, which translates to MTQYHSKPVDEAGIVDWSKEEDRIWHDLVVRQLDKVNDKACQAYLDGLDTLNLSIDRVPQLPEINAVLQRETGWSVEPVPALINFDRFFDLLANKKFPVATFLRSREEFDYLQEPDFFHEVFGHCAMLTHPDFASFTHKYGQLGQKASSKERAYLARLYWFTVEFGLVKEKGQTKIYGGGILSSPGETIYALGNPEQLHQPFNVENVLRTPYRIDIMQPTYFELGDIKELYQLSQMDLMAQVHNAMELGLFTPLFERKEVTHAG; encoded by the coding sequence ATGACTCAATATCATTCCAAGCCTGTTGATGAAGCTGGAATCGTCGATTGGAGCAAGGAAGAAGATCGAATTTGGCATGATTTAGTTGTTCGCCAATTAGACAAGGTTAATGATAAAGCCTGCCAAGCCTATTTGGATGGTTTAGACACGCTAAATCTTTCAATAGATAGGGTACCGCAGTTACCTGAAATTAATGCAGTATTACAAAGAGAAACGGGTTGGAGTGTTGAACCTGTACCTGCTTTGATTAATTTCGACCGATTTTTTGATTTATTGGCGAATAAAAAATTCCCTGTAGCGACTTTTTTACGAAGTAGGGAAGAGTTTGATTATCTACAAGAACCTGATTTTTTCCATGAGGTTTTCGGGCATTGCGCAATGCTGACTCACCCTGATTTTGCATCATTTACTCACAAATACGGGCAACTCGGGCAGAAAGCAAGTAGCAAGGAAAGGGCTTATTTAGCAAGGTTATATTGGTTTACGGTTGAATTTGGTTTAGTAAAAGAAAAAGGACAAACCAAGATTTACGGCGGTGGAATACTCTCTTCACCTGGGGAAACCATTTATGCTTTAGGTAACCCTGAACAACTGCATCAACCATTTAATGTAGAGAACGTATTAAGAACACCTTACCGAATCGATATTATGCAACCCACCTATTTCGAGTTAGGTGATATTAAAGAGCTCTATCAATTGAGCCAAATGGATTTAATGGCGCAAGTTCATAATGCTATGGAATTGGGCTTATTCACACCACTTTTTGAACGAAAGGAAGTTACACATGCTGGATGA
- a CDS encoding 4a-hydroxytetrahydrobiopterin dehydratase translates to MLDELRCEACSTDAQALSAEDRRLLFTELTGWEMLEREGIPQLEKVYKFKNFKLAWAFSNKVAELAEDEFHHPSILLEWGQVTVIWWSHSIKGLHRNDFICASKCDSLA, encoded by the coding sequence ATGCTGGATGAATTACGTTGCGAAGCCTGCAGTACAGACGCTCAAGCTTTATCTGCTGAAGATCGCAGGTTGTTGTTCACAGAATTGACTGGATGGGAAATGCTAGAAAGAGAAGGCATTCCGCAGTTAGAAAAAGTATATAAGTTTAAAAACTTCAAGCTAGCATGGGCATTTTCAAATAAAGTCGCAGAACTTGCTGAAGACGAATTCCATCACCCATCAATATTGTTGGAGTGGGGGCAAGTCACTGTTATATGGTGGAGCCATTCGATTAAAGGTTTGCATCGTAATGATTTTATTTGCGCCTCAAAGTGTGATTCGTTGGCTTAG